The DNA window TCAGATTCTTCGTCTCCGTCGTCCGAATCTGCGTCGTCGGCCTCCGTTTCGTCCTCGTTGGATTCCGTTTCACTTTCTGTGTCTTCCTCGGATTCGTCCTCGTCGGAGTCCGTTTCACTTTCTGCGTCTTCGTCGAATTCGTCTTCGCCACGTCCGTCCGCGGAGTCGTCGGTCGATTCGTCGTCCGCCGCTTCGGTCTCGTCCGATTCGTCGGTCTCTGCCTCCACGTCGTCACCGTCGTCGGTTTCCGCGTCCGCGTCGTCCGACTCCGATTCGGATTGTTCTTCACTCTCGGACTCTTCCGAGAGCTCTGCCTGTCCGCCGTCGGTCACTAGTCGGGTGACCGAACGCTCTTCGCCGCCGTCGCCATAACGATGACTCGAGGTGTCTGTATCCGTCGCGGAAGCCAGACACTCCGCAGAGTCATCATCTCCCAGACCCGTTGTCATTATACGAGAATACGCACAACAGTCGGCACTGTGGTAATTGGCCTTGCGTGTGCGACTCTCGAGCAGGTCGATAACCGAGGGTAGACGACATCAACGGCGTCCTGACTGTCGGAGTCGAAACCGCGAGAACGAGTCGATCTGTGCCGATGTTACTCGAGGGTGACGACGTGTATTACTCGAGGGTAACGATATGGAGTGCGTACTCCCCGCGCGTCCGATCCTCGTCGTGGTACGTCACGGGCTCTTCGATTGCTGCGAGCGTGTTCCCGGCCAACGCACAAGCCGTGGCGATGCCCTCGAACGGTTCGACGCCACGAGAGCCAGACTTACGGTCGAACCAACGAACGGCGTGGGTGTCGGGGTCGCGAACACGGAAGTTCTGGGCACACGGCGTCACGACCGTTTCGCCGTCCGTTGCGAGGCCGTGAACGAACCCCTGGACGCCGTCGGCCCACAGGAGTTCGCCGTCGGCGTCGAACGTCGCGAGACGGTGCTCGTGTGGATGTCGGTGTTCAGTTTCTCGAGCGCCGACGGCGTAGGTGTTCCCAGTCACGAACGACACCGTCCCGTCGCTCGCGACGGCGTGGTTCGGGTACGCATAGAGGGTCTCTCCCTCACGTTCGGTTTCGACTGCGAGGTCGACGTGCCAGCGTTCCGCGCCGCCGGGTCCGAGCAGGTAGCCGCGTTTGTCGCCGTGACTCGAGACCGCGATCGAATCGCCGTCGAAGGAGACGTCACCGACGCGGCGGTCACCGTCCGTCCCCGGGTCCCAGGTCCACTCGAGCCCTCCTGATTCCGTCTCGAGGACGACGAGTCCGGTGTCGTGGTCGCCCATACAGCGGTTGTATCCCACTGCGAGTCGTTCCCCGCTGGCGTCTATATCCAGCGCGATGGGCGAGGCGTCGGTTTCGTACGTCCAGCGAACCGAGCCGTCGGCGGCGAACGCGTAGACGGTGCTGTGCCACTGGCGCGTCTCGCCGTCGCGTTCGTACCGTCTCGCGGCGGCGTAAAGCGTTTCACCGTCGGGAGCGACCTCGAGGTCGACGACGTAGGGGAGGTAGAAGATTGTGTCTTTGACGGCTTCGCCGAGGTCGTCGACGGTGTCGTAGCGCCAGCGTTGGTCGCCCGTCGTCGCGTCGTAGGCCGCAATGGTTCCCGTGTCGCCGCGTCCGGCGACGACGACCGTCTCGGCAGTTCCACCGTCCTCGAGCGTCGTGATCCCGACCGCGTGCTCCGGGTGGGTGAGCGACCAGCGGGTCTCGAGCGATTCGGACCCGGCTGCTCGAGCGGTGACGGTTCCGTCCCACTCGCCGGTAACGACGAGGGTGCCGTCATCGGCAACGTGAACCGCGGATCTGGTCCACATGTGGCGACTGCGAGCCGACTCGATGTCGCCGAGGGGGACCGACTGGAACGCGAGGGTCTCCCGTCCGTCCGTCGGGCCGTCTCGGTCGGTGTCAGCGGTTTCAGCCATTCTCACTCCTCGGTTGGGAAGATTTCGTGCAGCGTGTCGTGGGCCTCCCCGAGCCCGTCGACGATGCTCTCACTTTGCACCCGAAGGCGCTTGATCGCTCGCTCGGCGTTTCGCACCTCGAGCAGCCGACCTCGCGTGTAATCGTATTCGGGATCGTCGCGGTCCATTTCGGCGACCTCCTCCTCGAGGTCGACTAGCGCCGCGTCGAGATGGCGTTCGATCGCCGTCAGGCTTTCAGCCTCGACGAGGGCCTCGATCGGTCCCTCGAGATGACCCTCGAGTTCTTTCTCCGCGTGATCGCGGGCGTGTTGGTCCCCGACGCCGAGGACGTTCATCAATCCGAGTCGCAGCGCTTCGATTTCGTGGCAGCTCATAGTTGTGCTTCGTTGTCGTCGGTCTGGATGTCGAAGTTCGTGGTTAGCGTGCTATTCGTCTCTCAAAGCGTCTGGTCGACCAGTTCGCTCACGATTCGGTCGCGATCGAGGTGGTCCCCGACGATTCGCTCTGCGTCCTCGCTCGAGACGTCGCCGTACCAGATACCGTCCGGATAGACGGCGACCATCGGTCCGTCGCCACAGCGTCCCAGACAGGACGAGCGCGTGATCCGTGCGTCGCAGTGCTCGGAGTCTCTGGCTTCCTGTCGCAACCGTTCGAGCACCGCGGGAGCGCCCATGTCGGCACACGTCCGATTCGTACAGACCGTGACGTGCTTCGCGGGGGCGTCGTGGGTGTGGGGTTCGTCGTCGACGTTCTCCCGATCCGCGTGAGCGTCCTGGTGAGCCAGCGCGCGCAACATGGCGCGAGCGCCGCCGACGTCTTCCTCGTAGCCCTCGAGGTCGACCTTGTACTTACAGGTGTCACAGGACATCTCCACGCTGTCGCTGCGCGCTTCTTGCCAGCGATCGGCGAAAACGTCGAGCAGTCGGGAGTCGGTTCCCAACGGATCCCCCGCCAGCGCGTCGACGTAGGGGTACTCGTCGTCGAACTCGCTCGTCCAGTCGCGAACCCGCTGGGTCAACACCCCGTCGCCGAGCATGTACGGCAAGACGACGACAGCATCGGGCCGGTGCTTCGAGAGTCCGTGGAGGCTCTCCTCGAGCGTTGGCTCCGTGACGCCGATAAACGAAGCCTCGACGCGGTCGAACTCTCGTCCCTCGTAGAGCAGTCGTGCGAGTTTGTGGACGTCGCCGTTGGCGTCCGGATCGCTCGAGCCTCGACCACAGAGCACGACGGCCACGTCGTCCGCTGTCCGGTCGACGCCAAGTTCGGTCTCGACCGCGCCAGCCCGGTCGTCCAGCAGGTCCAAGATCGCGGGGTGTATTCCGAGGTGCGCCCCATTATCGATCTCGAGGTCGTATCGCCCGCGGGCCTGCTCGATGGCCAGTGGCACGTCGTTCTTGACGTGACTCGCGGCGAACAGCGAGCAGTGGACGATCGTCACCTGCGAGGCGACCGGTGCGAGCCCGGCGAGGGCGTCGTCGATCGAGGGCTCTGCGAGTTCGAGAAAGGCGGCGTCGGCCGGAATGCCGAGACGGGACTCGAGGTCCGCTGCGAGTTCGCGCACCTGTTCGTTCGACTTCTCTCGACGCGAGCCGTGGCCGACCAGGAGAACGGCCTCGTCGTCGAAGGCGGCCGTCGACATCGCGGATCGTGACTCGTCGGGTGTGCTCATCGTGGTAGTGGGTCGAAATCGTTAGTCGTCGTACGCGTCTGCCTGCTCGAGGCTCGCCTCGAGTTTGCGTCGTCGACTCGGTGCGAACAGGCCGGTCTCCTCGCAGTTTTCGTAGAGCCACGTCCCGAAGGCGGGGGCGGCCTCGTCGTCGACGCCGAACCAGTAGTCACCCGAGGAGGTCTCCCCGAGGTCGCCGTAGGGCGCGTCCACGGGACAGTCGTCGATCAGCTCCTGTACTAACTCGAGTAACTCTCGATCCTCGTGGACGAACGAGATGCCGACCGTCCCGCTCGAGGACTTGAAGCAGATGGTGCCACAGCCCTCGAGCACCCCTCGAAGGAGTTCTCGGTCGTGACTCGAGAAGGCTCCGAAGCGGTAGTGTCCGCGGCCGTCGACGGGGAGGCCCAGTGCGCCGCTGCGTCCCAGCAGCGCGGAGTCGCTACCGTTCTTATCCCCGCCGACCGAGAGCGTGTACTCGTCCTCCGTTCGGGTGATCGACGTATCGTGCGCGTAGTCTCGGCTGGTCGTCTCGTGTGCGACGGCGCCGCCTGCGACGGCTGCGAGCACCCGTGCGGACTCGTCGTCGTTGGTGACGACCTCGATACCGGTATCGGAAACGTTCCCGCTCCCGGCGACGTGGCCCCAGAGGTACGCCGACGCTGGGTGGCCAGCGAGCGGGTCGACTGGGACTTCGACTTGCCGTTCGGTTTCGCTCATTTGCCCACCTCTTCGACGATAATCGCGTCCGTCGGACAGGCTGCAGCGGCCTGCTTCGCTTCGTCGATGCGGTCGTCGTCGAACGTGGCGACGACGCGTTCTGCGTTGTCGGTGACCTCGCCTTCGCAGTCGTAGACGGGATCCGCGCTCGGATCGACCGTCGCGAGGCCGTCTTCGCCCTCGACGAATCGCGGGTCTCGCGTCAGGCAGGCGAAGATGCCGTCGCAGGCGTCTTTCTCGATTGTGACTTCGTATCGTGGCATTGTGGATTAGGTGTGTTCGCTGGTCGGGTCGTTGGATCAGTAGTCGTACTTCGTCTCGTAGCCCCGCGGCGTGACCATCCGGTCGTCCCAGACGTAGGTGTCCTCGGTGCCGACGACGATGGTCGTCGTCATGTCGATGATCTCGCTCTCGCCTAACTCCTCGAGTTCGGCGAGTTCGGTGATCATCACCTGTTCGTCCTCGCGACCCGCGCCGTGGACGATGCCAACCGGCGTGTCTTCCTCTCGGTGG is part of the Natronorubrum sediminis genome and encodes:
- a CDS encoding DUF3209 family protein, giving the protein MSCHEIEALRLGLMNVLGVGDQHARDHAEKELEGHLEGPIEALVEAESLTAIERHLDAALVDLEEEVAEMDRDDPEYDYTRGRLLEVRNAERAIKRLRVQSESIVDGLGEAHDTLHEIFPTEE
- a CDS encoding CbiX/SirB N-terminal domain-containing protein — translated: MSTPDESRSAMSTAAFDDEAVLLVGHGSRREKSNEQVRELAADLESRLGIPADAAFLELAEPSIDDALAGLAPVASQVTIVHCSLFAASHVKNDVPLAIEQARGRYDLEIDNGAHLGIHPAILDLLDDRAGAVETELGVDRTADDVAVVLCGRGSSDPDANGDVHKLARLLYEGREFDRVEASFIGVTEPTLEESLHGLSKHRPDAVVVLPYMLGDGVLTQRVRDWTSEFDDEYPYVDALAGDPLGTDSRLLDVFADRWQEARSDSVEMSCDTCKYKVDLEGYEEDVGGARAMLRALAHQDAHADRENVDDEPHTHDAPAKHVTVCTNRTCADMGAPAVLERLRQEARDSEHCDARITRSSCLGRCGDGPMVAVYPDGIWYGDVSSEDAERIVGDHLDRDRIVSELVDQTL
- a CDS encoding outer membrane protein assembly factor BamB family protein: MAETADTDRDGPTDGRETLAFQSVPLGDIESARSRHMWTRSAVHVADDGTLVVTGEWDGTVTARAAGSESLETRWSLTHPEHAVGITTLEDGGTAETVVVAGRGDTGTIAAYDATTGDQRWRYDTVDDLGEAVKDTIFYLPYVVDLEVAPDGETLYAAARRYERDGETRQWHSTVYAFAADGSVRWTYETDASPIALDIDASGERLAVGYNRCMGDHDTGLVVLETESGGLEWTWDPGTDGDRRVGDVSFDGDSIAVSSHGDKRGYLLGPGGAERWHVDLAVETEREGETLYAYPNHAVASDGTVSFVTGNTYAVGARETEHRHPHEHRLATFDADGELLWADGVQGFVHGLATDGETVVTPCAQNFRVRDPDTHAVRWFDRKSGSRGVEPFEGIATACALAGNTLAAIEEPVTYHDEDRTRGEYALHIVTLE
- a CDS encoding cobalamin biosynthesis protein; protein product: MSETERQVEVPVDPLAGHPASAYLWGHVAGSGNVSDTGIEVVTNDDESARVLAAVAGGAVAHETTSRDYAHDTSITRTEDEYTLSVGGDKNGSDSALLGRSGALGLPVDGRGHYRFGAFSSHDRELLRGVLEGCGTICFKSSSGTVGISFVHEDRELLELVQELIDDCPVDAPYGDLGETSSGDYWFGVDDEAAPAFGTWLYENCEETGLFAPSRRRKLEASLEQADAYDD
- a CDS encoding ferredoxin, with product MPRYEVTIEKDACDGIFACLTRDPRFVEGEDGLATVDPSADPVYDCEGEVTDNAERVVATFDDDRIDEAKQAAAACPTDAIIVEEVGK